In a genomic window of Gossypium arboreum isolate Shixiya-1 chromosome 9, ASM2569848v2, whole genome shotgun sequence:
- the LOC108450414 gene encoding uncharacterized protein LOC108450414 isoform X1, whose protein sequence is MDHRMVAGRKQQNFIVNGNAPPTPNAANCVVATRNLRKNQLGGVIFGCKNTTYKECLFKQLFGLPAQHFSYVRNIDPGLPLFLFNYSERKLHGIFEAASHGQMNINPYGWTTDGSEKTQYPAQVQIRVRMQCQPLLEEQFRPIISDNYYCRNHFWFELDHVQTNNLMSLLASLAVSPSTYMPQNTAKWRNIFLPLPSSGTKKEDEGFRPLAPEMEQTNHTNGKWETDVFFDDIKVADDEWKLSASEVEHFSQSSSKSESTDCAPFDSLETNVEPKTTGQGEKDLILIKLKELAQKRKDQDVSLMDNVEDSTVMKEAHIEDGVLLREQTDLSQRKEDGACSSSGCQSIISKLIQEMEELRTFKAEQCGKMSQMEQKLIAAEMEIQQLKDRCRKLESLSSHSVEHVNEVEIEPAEELQLDPTKSIFLVGGYNGQLWLSTLDSYFPSDDVIKSVQPMSSVRSYASAAQLNDELYVFGGGDGYSWYDTVESYNPSSDQWTPCPSLKEQKGSLAGAALGGKLFAIGGGNGIQCFSDVEMLDLILGRWISTRSMLQKRFALAAVELNGAIYATGGYDGNDYLKSAERFDPREHSWTKIASMSTKRGCHSLVVLDEKLYAIGGFDGTKMVPSVEIYDPRMGSWMSGEPINQARGYAAAAVVEGLIYVIGGLRAGEDIVDSVECYEEGGGWQLKTSTAVGKRCFLSAIIFK, encoded by the exons ATGGATCACAGAATGGTGGCGGGCAGGAAACAACAAAATTTCATAGTTAATGGAAATGCCCCTCCAACTCCAAATGCGGCCAACTGTGTTGTGGCTACCAGAAATCTAAGGAAGAATCAACTTGGTGGTGTCATATTCGGGTGCAAGAACACCACCTACAAAGAGTGTCTTTTCAAACAGCTTTTTG GCTTACCTGCTCAACACTTTTCGTATGTGAGGAACATTGATCCAGGATTACCATTATTTCTGTTCAACTACAGTGAGCGAAAACTACATGGAATCTTTGAGGCTGCTAGCCATGGTCAGATGAACATTAATCCATATGGATGGACAACTGACGGTTCAGAGAAAACACAATATCCTGCACAA GTCCAGATTCGTGTTCGAATGCAGTGCCAACCATTGCTTGAAGAACAGTTTAGACCTATTATTTCAGACAATTACTACTGCCGCAATCATTTCTGGTTTGAGCTAGACCATGTTCAAACGAATAACTTAATGTCCTTATTGGCATCATTAGCAGTTTCTCCAAGCACTTATATGCCTCAAAATACGGCAAAGTGGAGAAATATTTTCCTGCCTCTTCCTTCATCTGGCACAAAAAAGGAAGATGAAGGGTTTAGACCACTTGCTCCTGAGATGGAGCAAACTAATCATACAAATGGAAAATGGGAAACAGATGTTTTCTTTGATGACATAAAAGTAGCAGATGATGAATGGAAGCTCTCAGCTTCAGAGGTTGAGCATTTTAGTCAGTCGAGTAGTAAATCAGAGTCTACTGACTGTGCTCCTTTTGATTCACTGGAAACTAATGTAGAGCCAAAGACTACAGGACAAGGAGAGAAAGATCTTATACTAATTAAACTGAAAGAACTggctcaaaaacgtaaagatcaagATGTTTCTTTGATGGATAATGTGGAAGATTCCACAGTTATGAAAGAGGCACACATTGAAGATGGGGTTTTGTTAAGGGAGCAAACAGATTTGTCGCAGAGGAAGGAAGATGGTGCTTGTTCATCATCTGGTTGTCAATCCATTATATCTAAG tTGATCCAAGAGATGGAAGAGCTAAGGACATTTAAAGCAGAACAATGTGGGAAGATGAGTCAAATGGAGCAAAAACTG ATTGCAGCGGAAATGGAAATTCAACAGCTAAAAGATCGTTGCCGGAAGTTGGAATCTTTGTCCAGCCATTCTGTAGAACATGTTAATGAAGTGGAAATTGAACCTGCTGAGGAGCTGCAATTGGATCCTACTAAGTCAATATTTTTAGTGGGAGGATACAACGGCCAATTGTGGTTATCAACACTGGATTCTTACTTCCCATCTGACGATGTGATAAAATCAGTTCAGCCAATGAGTTCTGTGCGTTCATATGCTTCAGCTGCACAGTTGAATGATGAGCTCTATGTCTTTGGTGGTGGTGATGGTTATTCATGGTATGATACAG TTGAATCATACAACCCATCAAGTGATCAGTGGACACCCTGCCCTTCCCTAAAGGAGCAAAAGGGAAGCTTAGCTGGAGCTGCATTGGGTGGCAAACTCTTTGCCATTGGTGGTGGGAATGGGATTCAATGCTTTTCAGACGTTGAAATGCTTGACTTAATTCTAGGACGTTGGATCAGCACGCGTTCAATGCTACAAAAG CGATTTGCTCTTGCTGCTGTGGAACTTAATGGCGCAATTTATGCCACTGGTGGATATGATGGGAATGATTACCTGAA GTCTGCAGAAAGATTTGATCCCAGAGAGCATTCATGGACTAAAATTGCAAGTATGAGCACGAAGAGGGGCTGCCATTCACTGGTGGTTCTGGATGAAAAACT ATATGCTATTGGTGGTTTTGATGGTACTAAAATGGTTCCAAGTGTTGAAATATATGACCCACGTATGGGATCATGGATGAGTGGAGAGCCAATTAACCAGGCAAGGGGATATGCAGCTGCTGCTGTTGTTGAAGGACTAATATATGTAATTGGAGGTCTGAGAGCTGGTGAAGATATCGTAGACTCG GTAGAATGTTACGAAGAGGGTGGGGGTTGGCAATTGAAAACTAGCACGGCTGTTGGCAAAAGGTGCTTTTTGTCGGCCATTATTTTCAAGTGA
- the LOC108450414 gene encoding uncharacterized protein LOC108450414 isoform X2, whose product MVAGRKQQNFIVNGNAPPTPNAANCVVATRNLRKNQLGGVIFGCKNTTYKECLFKQLFGLPAQHFSYVRNIDPGLPLFLFNYSERKLHGIFEAASHGQMNINPYGWTTDGSEKTQYPAQVQIRVRMQCQPLLEEQFRPIISDNYYCRNHFWFELDHVQTNNLMSLLASLAVSPSTYMPQNTAKWRNIFLPLPSSGTKKEDEGFRPLAPEMEQTNHTNGKWETDVFFDDIKVADDEWKLSASEVEHFSQSSSKSESTDCAPFDSLETNVEPKTTGQGEKDLILIKLKELAQKRKDQDVSLMDNVEDSTVMKEAHIEDGVLLREQTDLSQRKEDGACSSSGCQSIISKLIQEMEELRTFKAEQCGKMSQMEQKLIAAEMEIQQLKDRCRKLESLSSHSVEHVNEVEIEPAEELQLDPTKSIFLVGGYNGQLWLSTLDSYFPSDDVIKSVQPMSSVRSYASAAQLNDELYVFGGGDGYSWYDTVESYNPSSDQWTPCPSLKEQKGSLAGAALGGKLFAIGGGNGIQCFSDVEMLDLILGRWISTRSMLQKRFALAAVELNGAIYATGGYDGNDYLKSAERFDPREHSWTKIASMSTKRGCHSLVVLDEKLYAIGGFDGTKMVPSVEIYDPRMGSWMSGEPINQARGYAAAAVVEGLIYVIGGLRAGEDIVDSVECYEEGGGWQLKTSTAVGKRCFLSAIIFK is encoded by the exons ATGGTGGCGGGCAGGAAACAACAAAATTTCATAGTTAATGGAAATGCCCCTCCAACTCCAAATGCGGCCAACTGTGTTGTGGCTACCAGAAATCTAAGGAAGAATCAACTTGGTGGTGTCATATTCGGGTGCAAGAACACCACCTACAAAGAGTGTCTTTTCAAACAGCTTTTTG GCTTACCTGCTCAACACTTTTCGTATGTGAGGAACATTGATCCAGGATTACCATTATTTCTGTTCAACTACAGTGAGCGAAAACTACATGGAATCTTTGAGGCTGCTAGCCATGGTCAGATGAACATTAATCCATATGGATGGACAACTGACGGTTCAGAGAAAACACAATATCCTGCACAA GTCCAGATTCGTGTTCGAATGCAGTGCCAACCATTGCTTGAAGAACAGTTTAGACCTATTATTTCAGACAATTACTACTGCCGCAATCATTTCTGGTTTGAGCTAGACCATGTTCAAACGAATAACTTAATGTCCTTATTGGCATCATTAGCAGTTTCTCCAAGCACTTATATGCCTCAAAATACGGCAAAGTGGAGAAATATTTTCCTGCCTCTTCCTTCATCTGGCACAAAAAAGGAAGATGAAGGGTTTAGACCACTTGCTCCTGAGATGGAGCAAACTAATCATACAAATGGAAAATGGGAAACAGATGTTTTCTTTGATGACATAAAAGTAGCAGATGATGAATGGAAGCTCTCAGCTTCAGAGGTTGAGCATTTTAGTCAGTCGAGTAGTAAATCAGAGTCTACTGACTGTGCTCCTTTTGATTCACTGGAAACTAATGTAGAGCCAAAGACTACAGGACAAGGAGAGAAAGATCTTATACTAATTAAACTGAAAGAACTggctcaaaaacgtaaagatcaagATGTTTCTTTGATGGATAATGTGGAAGATTCCACAGTTATGAAAGAGGCACACATTGAAGATGGGGTTTTGTTAAGGGAGCAAACAGATTTGTCGCAGAGGAAGGAAGATGGTGCTTGTTCATCATCTGGTTGTCAATCCATTATATCTAAG tTGATCCAAGAGATGGAAGAGCTAAGGACATTTAAAGCAGAACAATGTGGGAAGATGAGTCAAATGGAGCAAAAACTG ATTGCAGCGGAAATGGAAATTCAACAGCTAAAAGATCGTTGCCGGAAGTTGGAATCTTTGTCCAGCCATTCTGTAGAACATGTTAATGAAGTGGAAATTGAACCTGCTGAGGAGCTGCAATTGGATCCTACTAAGTCAATATTTTTAGTGGGAGGATACAACGGCCAATTGTGGTTATCAACACTGGATTCTTACTTCCCATCTGACGATGTGATAAAATCAGTTCAGCCAATGAGTTCTGTGCGTTCATATGCTTCAGCTGCACAGTTGAATGATGAGCTCTATGTCTTTGGTGGTGGTGATGGTTATTCATGGTATGATACAG TTGAATCATACAACCCATCAAGTGATCAGTGGACACCCTGCCCTTCCCTAAAGGAGCAAAAGGGAAGCTTAGCTGGAGCTGCATTGGGTGGCAAACTCTTTGCCATTGGTGGTGGGAATGGGATTCAATGCTTTTCAGACGTTGAAATGCTTGACTTAATTCTAGGACGTTGGATCAGCACGCGTTCAATGCTACAAAAG CGATTTGCTCTTGCTGCTGTGGAACTTAATGGCGCAATTTATGCCACTGGTGGATATGATGGGAATGATTACCTGAA GTCTGCAGAAAGATTTGATCCCAGAGAGCATTCATGGACTAAAATTGCAAGTATGAGCACGAAGAGGGGCTGCCATTCACTGGTGGTTCTGGATGAAAAACT ATATGCTATTGGTGGTTTTGATGGTACTAAAATGGTTCCAAGTGTTGAAATATATGACCCACGTATGGGATCATGGATGAGTGGAGAGCCAATTAACCAGGCAAGGGGATATGCAGCTGCTGCTGTTGTTGAAGGACTAATATATGTAATTGGAGGTCTGAGAGCTGGTGAAGATATCGTAGACTCG GTAGAATGTTACGAAGAGGGTGGGGGTTGGCAATTGAAAACTAGCACGGCTGTTGGCAAAAGGTGCTTTTTGTCGGCCATTATTTTCAAGTGA